A single window of Cytobacillus luteolus DNA harbors:
- the flhF gene encoding flagellar biosynthesis protein FlhF, translating into MKVKKFIAKSMPEAMKQIRSELGSDAVILNSKVVQRGGFLGFFTTKNIEVIAAIDPVQPQNIKPVVKEKPKKSFEQPKKEIPSFEGIVTTNVVNNDNSELIKEIQSLRDMMQDISTGISTSFEHYPEPLKDLNKQLIQQEVCDTIRQDVLTHLIERWYLTNATASTEEVFKWGKEFLIQRLGAHQFGGITYQKKYINVVGPTGVGKTTTLAKIAAECLLKDNKKVAFITTDTYRIAAIDQLKTYAKILGIPIEVSYNISDFKAAKEKFKDYDIVLIDTAGRNFRNKQYVDDLRGIIDFNEEIETLLVLSLASKLSDMKDIYKQFSLVKIDKFIFTKVDETSVYGPMINLLNESGLGVAYLTNGQNVPDDIKVASPDSVVNTIFGDEKL; encoded by the coding sequence ATGAAAGTAAAAAAATTTATAGCAAAATCAATGCCTGAAGCTATGAAGCAAATTAGAAGTGAACTTGGTAGTGATGCCGTAATTTTGAATTCGAAGGTTGTACAAAGGGGTGGATTTTTAGGCTTCTTTACTACGAAAAATATCGAAGTAATAGCAGCTATTGACCCTGTACAACCCCAAAATATAAAGCCAGTTGTGAAGGAAAAACCAAAAAAGTCGTTTGAGCAGCCCAAAAAGGAAATCCCTAGTTTTGAAGGTATAGTAACCACGAATGTAGTAAACAACGATAACTCAGAGCTTATTAAGGAAATCCAAAGCCTAAGGGATATGATGCAGGATATTTCTACAGGGATTAGTACAAGCTTTGAGCATTATCCTGAACCCTTAAAAGATTTGAATAAGCAATTAATTCAACAAGAGGTATGTGACACGATAAGGCAGGACGTACTAACTCATCTTATAGAAAGGTGGTATTTGACAAATGCCACTGCTTCTACTGAAGAGGTATTCAAATGGGGTAAGGAATTCCTAATTCAAAGGTTAGGGGCTCATCAATTTGGAGGAATTACGTATCAAAAGAAATATATAAACGTCGTTGGTCCAACGGGGGTAGGGAAAACCACTACCCTTGCGAAAATTGCAGCCGAATGTCTGCTTAAGGATAACAAAAAAGTAGCATTTATAACAACAGATACTTACAGAATTGCTGCTATTGATCAATTGAAAACCTATGCAAAGATACTAGGTATTCCTATCGAGGTTAGCTATAATATAAGTGATTTTAAAGCTGCTAAAGAAAAATTTAAGGATTATGATATAGTCTTAATTGATACTGCCGGCCGAAATTTTCGAAATAAACAGTATGTTGATGATTTAAGAGGAATCATTGATTTCAATGAAGAGATAGAAACACTGTTGGTTCTATCACTAGCTTCTAAACTTTCAGATATGAAGGATATATATAAGCAGTTCTCACTTGTTAAAATTGATAAATTTATTTTTACAAAAGTGGATGAAACAAGTGTGTATGGTCCAATGATTAATTTGTTAAATGAGTCTGGATTGGGAGTCGCCTATTTAACAAATGGGCAAAATGTGCCAGATGATATTAAGGTTGCAAGCCCTGACTCAGTTGTTAATACGATATTTGGAGACGAGAAGCTATGA
- the fliQ gene encoding flagellar biosynthesis protein FliQ: MSPEFVISLAEKGVYTTLIISGPLLLLALVVGLIVSVFQATTQIQEQTLAFVPKIIAVLVGLIFFGPWMLTHMLSYAHDIFGNLNRFVG, translated from the coding sequence ATGAGTCCTGAATTTGTTATTTCATTAGCCGAAAAAGGGGTTTATACAACACTTATTATTAGTGGTCCTTTATTATTGCTAGCTCTTGTAGTTGGATTAATTGTCAGTGTCTTTCAAGCAACAACCCAAATTCAAGAACAAACACTTGCGTTTGTACCTAAAATTATTGCTGTATTAGTGGGTTTAATCTTTTTCGGACCTTGGATGTTAACACATATGTTGTCATATGCCCATGATATTTTCGGTAATTTAAATAGATTTGTAGGGTAA
- the fliO gene encoding flagellar biosynthetic protein FliO, with protein sequence MLQRIIILTFILLISFSNIFMFSTVVHGDESNKNVDEWLDDNDEPSEEIDGTSSETDLNELGSSTEFSAWDFFKMIFATIFVVGLIYLLLKFINKKNKLFNQYKYIENIGGTSLGTNRSIQLVKVGDRILVVGVGEDIQLLKEIDDNEEIKEILEEHNSRLDHLAQPRDIFNKLLQYKKGKSSADTNEFQSILKEQLSELSKGRQKMLEEFSKKGSNKE encoded by the coding sequence TTGCTACAGCGTATTATAATTTTAACTTTTATTCTTTTAATTTCTTTTTCAAACATATTCATGTTTTCAACAGTAGTTCATGGTGATGAATCAAATAAGAACGTTGATGAGTGGTTAGATGATAACGATGAACCTTCTGAAGAAATAGACGGTACAAGCAGTGAAACTGATTTGAATGAACTAGGTTCTTCAACGGAATTCTCTGCTTGGGATTTCTTTAAGATGATTTTTGCAACCATTTTTGTAGTTGGTCTAATTTATCTTTTACTAAAATTTATTAATAAAAAAAATAAATTATTTAACCAGTATAAATATATTGAAAACATTGGAGGGACGAGCCTAGGTACCAATCGTTCCATTCAATTAGTTAAAGTCGGAGACCGAATATTGGTAGTTGGTGTAGGTGAAGATATCCAGCTACTAAAAGAAATTGATGATAACGAAGAAATTAAGGAAATCCTTGAAGAGCATAATTCTAGATTAGATCACTTAGCTCAGCCAAGAGATATCTTTAATAAACTTCTACAATATAAAAAGGGTAAATCATCAGCGGATACGAATGAATTTCAATCAATATTAAAAGAGCAATTATCTGAACTCTCAAAAGGTAGGCAAAAAATGTTAGAGGAGTTCTCGAAGAAAGGATCTAACAAAGAATGA
- the fliL gene encoding flagellar basal body-associated protein FliL, whose product MKNKLLTIMLIIISAITLVGTTAFVVIMNFTGDEKTEPTIDEVLESTVVLPEMTTKLKGKGYMLISFNIHTDSKKAKTELEKRDFQVRNIVIKEISEMTIDQFEGEQGISSLENILKDRINELMQEGTVVSVYATSFLPQ is encoded by the coding sequence GTGAAAAACAAGCTACTTACAATCATGCTAATTATTATCAGTGCTATTACATTAGTAGGTACAACAGCATTTGTCGTTATAATGAATTTTACAGGTGATGAAAAAACCGAACCAACGATTGATGAAGTTTTAGAATCGACAGTTGTTTTACCGGAGATGACTACAAAGTTAAAAGGTAAAGGCTATATGCTCATATCTTTTAACATTCATACTGACAGTAAAAAGGCCAAAACAGAATTAGAAAAACGAGATTTTCAGGTTAGAAATATAGTGATTAAAGAAATATCCGAAATGACAATAGATCAGTTCGAAGGTGAGCAAGGTATTTCCTCACTTGAAAATATATTAAAAGACCGTATTAACGAACTCATGCAAGAGGGTACAGTCGTGAGTGTTTATGCAACCTCCTTTCTCCCTCAATAA
- a CDS encoding response regulator has translation MAHKILIVDDAAFMRMMIKDILSKNGFDVVGEAADGAQAVEKYQELQPDLVTMDITMPEMDGITALKEIKKLNPNAKVIMCSAMGQQAMVIDAIQAGAKDFIVKPFQADRVIEAISKTLS, from the coding sequence ATGGCACATAAAATTTTGATTGTAGACGACGCAGCTTTCATGAGAATGATGATTAAGGATATTCTTTCTAAGAACGGTTTTGATGTAGTTGGGGAAGCAGCAGACGGTGCTCAGGCTGTTGAAAAATATCAGGAACTTCAACCTGACTTAGTAACAATGGATATAACGATGCCTGAAATGGATGGAATTACTGCATTAAAAGAGATTAAGAAACTTAACCCGAATGCGAAGGTAATTATGTGTTCCGCAATGGGACAACAAGCAATGGTTATTGATGCAATCCAAGCAGGTGCAAAGGACTTTATTGTTAAACCTTTCCAAGCAGACCGAGTTATTGAAGCTATCAGCAAAACATTAAGCTAA
- the fliY gene encoding flagellar motor switch phosphatase FliY: MTMSDMLSQDEIDALLRGVTDFDNDKEEKIDSSPTKEYLTSMEEDALGEIGNISFGSSATALSTLLNQKVEITTPSVFVVEKSQLADEFPQPYVAIQVSYTEGFSGANLLVIKQSDAAIIADLMLGGDGRNPADLLGEIQLSAVQEAMNQMMGSAATSMSTVFNKKVDISPPSIDVLDFTESETAGKIPTDQTLAKISFRLKIGDLIDSNIMQLVPLEFAKALVYELMNPSAIDEVAPTAQADRYEEKVVTPDLTSIEAKQNMGNDYVQPAYQQPPSQQSYQTRPSQPSGPKHMGANYNQAMGQPTNVQPAVFSNFEQVQLGENEAKNLDMLLDIPLQVTVELGRTKRSIKEILELSTGSIIELDKLAGEPVDVLVNNKLVAKGEVVVIDENFGVRITDIISQKDRINNLR; the protein is encoded by the coding sequence ATGACGATGAGTGATATGCTTTCACAAGACGAGATTGATGCACTATTAAGAGGCGTCACTGATTTTGATAATGATAAGGAAGAAAAAATAGATAGTTCCCCTACTAAAGAATATCTAACTTCGATGGAGGAAGATGCTCTTGGGGAAATCGGTAATATTTCTTTTGGAAGCTCAGCAACTGCTCTTTCGACATTATTAAATCAAAAAGTTGAAATTACAACACCTAGTGTTTTTGTTGTGGAGAAGAGTCAGCTTGCAGATGAATTTCCCCAACCCTATGTGGCGATACAGGTTAGTTATACAGAAGGTTTTTCAGGTGCAAATTTATTAGTAATTAAACAAAGTGATGCAGCCATTATTGCTGACTTGATGTTAGGTGGGGACGGAAGAAACCCTGCAGATTTATTAGGAGAAATTCAGTTAAGTGCAGTACAAGAGGCGATGAACCAAATGATGGGTTCTGCCGCTACATCTATGTCCACTGTTTTTAATAAAAAGGTAGATATATCTCCGCCAAGTATTGACGTACTAGATTTTACTGAGAGTGAGACAGCTGGAAAGATTCCAACTGATCAAACACTTGCTAAAATTTCTTTCCGCCTTAAAATAGGGGATTTAATAGATTCAAATATTATGCAGTTAGTTCCTTTGGAATTTGCAAAGGCATTGGTTTATGAGCTGATGAATCCTTCTGCAATTGATGAAGTTGCTCCTACTGCTCAAGCTGATCGCTATGAGGAAAAGGTTGTAACACCAGATTTGACATCTATAGAAGCAAAACAAAACATGGGTAATGACTATGTCCAGCCAGCTTACCAGCAACCGCCGAGCCAACAATCTTACCAAACCAGACCAAGTCAACCATCAGGACCAAAGCATATGGGGGCTAATTACAACCAAGCAATGGGACAACCAACAAATGTTCAGCCAGCTGTATTTTCTAACTTTGAGCAGGTTCAGTTAGGTGAAAATGAAGCGAAAAATTTAGATATGCTTTTAGATATTCCACTTCAAGTGACTGTTGAATTAGGTAGAACAAAACGATCGATTAAAGAAATTCTTGAGCTTTCAACAGGTTCAATTATTGAATTGGACAAGCTTGCGGGTGAGCCTGTAGATGTTCTGGTAAACAATAAACTTGTTGCCAAAGGTGAAGTTGTCGTTATTGATGAGAACTTTGGTGTACGCATTACAGATATTATTAGTCAAAAAGATAGAATTAATAATCTTAGATAA
- the fliP gene encoding flagellar type III secretion system pore protein FliP (The bacterial flagellar biogenesis protein FliP forms a type III secretion system (T3SS)-type pore required for flagellar assembly.), with protein MNEFMEFFNNSAPENVSTSVKLLLLLTVLTIAPSILILMTCFTRIIIVLSFVRTSLATQQMPPNQVLIGLALFLTFFIMSPVLSEVNEEALTPLFNEEINLEEAYERAALPFKEFMAKHTRQKDLQLFLNYSGSERPASIEEIPLTALVPAFAISEIKTAFQIGFMIFIPFLVIDMVVASVLMSMGMMMLPPVMISLPFKILLFVLVDGWYLIVKSLLQSF; from the coding sequence ATGAATGAATTTATGGAGTTTTTTAATAACAGCGCCCCTGAAAATGTATCCACATCTGTTAAATTGCTCCTATTGCTAACTGTTTTAACAATTGCACCAAGTATTTTAATATTGATGACCTGTTTTACAAGAATAATCATCGTCCTTTCATTTGTACGTACGTCGTTGGCGACTCAACAGATGCCACCTAATCAGGTTCTAATCGGATTGGCTTTATTTTTAACGTTTTTCATAATGTCACCCGTTTTGTCTGAAGTAAACGAGGAAGCTTTAACGCCATTATTTAACGAAGAAATTAACTTGGAAGAGGCATATGAACGAGCAGCTTTACCATTTAAAGAATTCATGGCAAAACATACTAGACAAAAAGATTTACAGTTATTTTTGAATTATTCCGGAAGTGAACGACCAGCCTCAATCGAGGAAATTCCTCTAACAGCACTTGTACCAGCATTTGCAATAAGTGAAATTAAGACAGCTTTTCAAATTGGCTTTATGATCTTTATTCCATTTCTTGTAATAGATATGGTAGTTGCAAGTGTACTAATGTCCATGGGGATGATGATGCTTCCACCTGTTATGATATCATTACCCTTTAAAATTTTATTATTTGTCTTAGTAGATGGTTGGTATCTAATCGTTAAATCATTATTACAGAGCTTCTAG
- the fliM gene encoding flagellar motor switch protein FliM: MSAEVLSQSEIDALLSALSTGEMNADELKKEVTEKKVKVYDFKRALRFSKDQVRSLTRIHENFSRLLTTYFSAQLRTYVQITVGSADQVPYEEFIRSIPKMTILNVFEVPPLDGRILLEVNPNIAYAIMDRLLGGRGASINKVENLTEIETKIMSNIFEKAFENLREAWDSVADIDPMLAEFEVNPQFLQMVSPNETVVVISLNTQIGETSGMINICIPHVVLEPIIPKLSAHYWMQNVKKESAPQSVAAIERKIRHADLPVIAELGSTDISIQDFLMLDLGDVIQLDQTIGKPLTIKVAGTPKFTGQAGKVNKKIGIQIINAIQGGSDDDE; the protein is encoded by the coding sequence ATGTCGGCGGAAGTTTTGTCTCAAAGTGAAATAGACGCTTTATTATCCGCTCTTTCAACTGGGGAAATGAATGCAGATGAACTAAAGAAGGAAGTAACGGAAAAGAAAGTTAAAGTATACGATTTTAAGCGTGCTTTACGCTTCTCGAAGGATCAAGTTAGGAGTTTAACTAGAATTCATGAAAATTTTTCTAGACTTTTAACGACTTATTTCTCTGCACAATTAAGAACCTATGTACAAATTACCGTAGGATCTGCTGATCAGGTTCCATATGAAGAGTTTATACGTTCAATCCCGAAGATGACAATCTTAAATGTATTTGAAGTTCCACCACTTGATGGAAGAATCCTTTTAGAAGTAAATCCAAATATTGCATATGCGATAATGGATCGTTTATTGGGTGGGCGGGGAGCAAGTATTAACAAGGTTGAAAATTTAACTGAGATTGAAACAAAAATCATGTCTAACATATTTGAAAAAGCTTTCGAAAATCTCCGTGAAGCGTGGGACTCGGTGGCAGATATTGATCCGATGTTGGCAGAGTTTGAGGTGAATCCACAGTTTTTACAAATGGTTTCACCAAATGAGACGGTAGTTGTCATATCATTGAACACGCAAATCGGTGAAACAAGTGGGATGATTAACATTTGTATACCACATGTAGTGTTAGAGCCTATCATACCAAAACTCTCTGCACATTACTGGATGCAAAATGTAAAAAAGGAAAGTGCACCTCAATCAGTAGCTGCAATTGAAAGAAAAATTAGACATGCAGATTTACCAGTTATAGCTGAGTTGGGTTCAACAGATATATCTATTCAAGACTTTTTAATGCTTGATCTAGGGGATGTGATTCAACTCGACCAAACAATTGGTAAACCACTTACGATAAAAGTAGCTGGAACACCTAAATTTACTGGTCAAGCTGGTAAAGTCAATAAAAAAATTGGGATTCAAATTATAAATGCGATACAAGGGGGGAGCGATGACGATGAGTGA
- the fliR gene encoding flagellar biosynthetic protein FliR, whose protein sequence is MLELYTSFPAFLLVFVRVSSFFATLPLFSYRTIPAQHKIGFAFFLSWIMFFTIDAPVLTIDGFYLMLVIKEALVGLAIGLVAYMIISAIQVAGAFIDFQMGFAIANVVDPQTGAQSPLVGQYLYTFALLLLLAVNGHHLLLDGVFYSYQFIPIEQMWLPLGNENVIEFVMKVFNHMFVIAFQMSIPVVGSLFLVDLALGIVAKTVPQLNVFVVGLPLKILVSFIVLILVMAAMMMLVGQLFESMIYIMRGLMGLLGGT, encoded by the coding sequence ATGCTTGAATTATATACAAGTTTTCCAGCGTTTTTACTAGTATTTGTAAGGGTTTCTAGTTTTTTTGCTACCCTCCCTTTATTTTCATATCGAACAATACCGGCTCAGCATAAGATAGGGTTTGCCTTTTTCTTATCATGGATTATGTTTTTTACGATAGATGCTCCAGTCTTAACGATTGATGGTTTTTACTTGATGTTAGTTATTAAAGAAGCACTTGTCGGTTTAGCGATAGGCTTAGTTGCATACATGATAATTTCTGCTATCCAGGTTGCTGGGGCATTTATAGATTTTCAAATGGGATTTGCAATTGCAAACGTTGTTGACCCGCAAACTGGGGCTCAAAGTCCTCTAGTAGGGCAATACCTTTATACCTTTGCTTTATTGCTGCTTTTAGCTGTAAACGGACATCACCTACTTTTAGACGGAGTCTTTTATAGTTATCAATTTATACCGATTGAACAAATGTGGCTCCCACTAGGGAATGAAAATGTAATAGAGTTTGTTATGAAAGTGTTTAACCACATGTTTGTTATAGCATTCCAAATGTCAATCCCAGTTGTAGGTTCTCTATTCTTAGTTGACCTTGCATTAGGGATTGTGGCAAAAACTGTACCACAGTTAAATGTCTTTGTTGTTGGACTACCATTAAAAATCTTGGTGAGCTTTATTGTGTTGATTCTAGTAATGGCAGCCATGATGATGCTTGTGGGTCAGTTGTTTGAAAGCATGATTTATATCATGAGAGGTTTAATGGGGTTACTAGGGGGTACGTAA
- the flhB gene encoding flagellar biosynthesis protein FlhB — protein sequence MNLVRLDLQFFAGEKTEKATPKKRQDSRKKGQVAKSQDVNTAFLLIAIFLLLLFIGGFLKDITLNIFRHSFQEYMLMDVSISTVHKIFLDLLLETVIIVGPIMAVALLAGVGANLMQVGFLFSTESIQMKLSKIDPIQGFKRIYSVRALVEMIKSILKILFIGAVTFFVIYLNIEQILKLSQITLGNSLAFLGKLTIQMGLAAAFVLLLLSVLDYFYQKYDYEKNIRMSKQDIKDEYKKSEGDPLIKSKIKQKQREMAMQRMMQEVPKADVVITNPTHYAIALKYDENKMDAPYVVAKGVDFVAQKIKEIANENDIIMVENRPLARALYSQTEIGDAVPEDFFKAVAEILAYVYRLKQKV from the coding sequence ATGAATTTAGTAAGGCTTGATTTGCAATTTTTCGCGGGTGAAAAAACAGAAAAAGCCACTCCCAAAAAGAGGCAAGATAGTCGAAAAAAAGGTCAGGTAGCCAAGAGCCAAGACGTAAATACAGCTTTTCTACTAATTGCCATTTTTCTATTGCTCCTGTTTATTGGTGGTTTCCTCAAAGATATCACTTTAAATATTTTTCGACACTCTTTTCAGGAATATATGTTAATGGATGTGTCAATAAGTACAGTTCATAAAATTTTCTTAGATCTATTATTGGAAACAGTAATCATTGTTGGTCCAATTATGGCAGTTGCATTATTAGCTGGAGTTGGAGCCAATTTAATGCAAGTTGGTTTTTTATTTTCAACTGAATCCATCCAAATGAAACTTAGTAAAATTGATCCAATTCAAGGGTTTAAACGAATTTATTCAGTAAGAGCTCTTGTAGAGATGATTAAATCCATTTTAAAAATCTTATTTATTGGGGCTGTAACCTTTTTCGTTATCTACCTAAATATCGAACAAATTCTTAAGCTTTCTCAGATTACATTAGGTAATTCACTTGCCTTTTTAGGAAAGCTAACAATTCAAATGGGGCTTGCAGCAGCCTTTGTGCTTTTACTTTTGTCAGTACTAGACTATTTCTATCAAAAATATGACTATGAAAAAAATATTAGAATGTCTAAACAGGATATAAAGGATGAGTATAAGAAATCTGAAGGGGACCCATTAATAAAATCGAAAATTAAGCAAAAGCAACGTGAGATGGCTATGCAAAGGATGATGCAGGAGGTCCCAAAGGCTGATGTTGTCATTACGAATCCAACTCACTATGCAATTGCTCTAAAATATGATGAGAACAAAATGGATGCACCATATGTTGTTGCAAAAGGCGTTGATTTTGTAGCTCAAAAGATTAAAGAAATTGCCAACGAGAACGATATTATCATGGTTGAAAATCGTCCTCTCGCAAGAGCGTTGTACTCCCAGACAGAGATTGGGGATGCAGTACCTGAAGACTTTTTTAAGGCTGTTGCCGAAATACTGGCGTATGTATATCGTCTTAAGCAAAAAGTGTAA
- a CDS encoding flagellar FlbD family protein, protein MIKLTRLNGKPFTLNAIYIEQVESFPDTTITLTNGKKFVVKESVDDVNLKVRNFYHSVNVLGLQNDTEGSSL, encoded by the coding sequence TTGATAAAACTGACTCGATTAAATGGAAAGCCTTTTACATTAAATGCTATTTATATTGAACAGGTAGAATCATTCCCGGATACAACTATTACCTTAACAAATGGAAAAAAGTTTGTCGTGAAGGAATCCGTAGATGATGTTAACCTGAAGGTGAGAAACTTTTATCACAGTGTAAATGTGTTAGGGCTTCAAAATGACACGGAGGGATCGTCATTGTGA
- the flhA gene encoding flagellar biosynthesis protein FlhA, which translates to MSARDLSVLLSVILIVAMLIIPFPGWMLSILIIINIALALLVLLTSMNMQEPLQFAIFPSLLLLLTLFRLGLNVSTTRSILANGEAGGVVETFGTFVVGGNVVVGFVVFLILIIIQFVVITKGSERVSEVAARFTLDAMPGKQMSIDADLNAGMISDKEARERRDKIGKEADFYGAMDGASKFVKGDAIAGIIIVLINMMFGFIIGMTQQGLGLSEALSKYTMLTVGDGIVSQIPALLISTATGIVVTRAASDGNLGQDITAQLFAYPKMIYVTAGTIFMLGLVTPINDILTIPIAAALAFGAFMIGRTDKVEEQSLDDVEEELVVDGLKSPESVVNLLNVDPIEFEFGYGLIPLADTNQGGDLLDRIVMIRRQLAIELGLVIPVVRIRDNIQLQPNEYRLKIKGSEMARGELLLDHYLAMSPGVDDDSIEGIQTIEPSFGLPAKWISEDMKDQAEMLGYTVVDPPSVVSTHITELIKANAHQLIGRQEVKQLIDHLKESYPILVEEVTPNPLSIGDIQKVLAKLLKENVSIRNLPIIFETLADFGRMTSDTDLLTEYVRQSLARQITNSYANNGDTLKVITLSGKIEKTVAEGIQQTEHGNYLSLDPTVSQTIIENIATQIEHVSLQEQSPILLCSPAVRMYVRQMIERYFPQIPVLSYNELEANIEVQSVGVVNIE; encoded by the coding sequence ATGTCAGCAAGAGACTTATCTGTTCTGCTAAGTGTAATATTAATTGTTGCTATGCTTATTATTCCATTCCCAGGATGGATGTTAAGTATTCTTATTATCATTAACATAGCTCTTGCTCTACTTGTTTTGCTCACCTCAATGAATATGCAAGAACCGCTTCAATTTGCTATTTTTCCATCATTATTACTACTTTTAACCTTATTTAGATTAGGTCTTAATGTGTCAACTACAAGATCAATACTTGCGAATGGTGAAGCTGGTGGAGTAGTTGAAACGTTTGGTACATTCGTTGTTGGTGGAAATGTTGTTGTTGGTTTCGTTGTTTTCTTAATCTTAATCATAATTCAATTCGTTGTAATTACAAAAGGGTCAGAACGTGTATCTGAAGTTGCTGCTCGATTTACCCTGGATGCAATGCCAGGAAAACAAATGAGTATCGATGCTGATCTTAATGCAGGGATGATATCGGATAAAGAAGCAAGAGAGCGTCGAGATAAAATCGGTAAAGAAGCAGATTTTTATGGAGCGATGGACGGTGCGAGTAAGTTCGTAAAAGGAGATGCCATTGCAGGTATCATTATTGTATTAATTAACATGATGTTTGGATTTATTATTGGTATGACTCAACAAGGTCTAGGATTATCTGAAGCGTTATCAAAGTATACTATGCTTACAGTTGGTGATGGAATTGTCAGTCAAATTCCAGCGTTATTGATATCCACTGCAACTGGAATCGTAGTTACAAGAGCAGCCTCAGATGGTAACCTGGGACAAGATATTACAGCTCAATTATTTGCATATCCCAAAATGATTTATGTAACAGCTGGGACTATCTTTATGCTTGGTCTGGTTACCCCTATTAACGATATTTTAACAATCCCAATTGCTGCAGCTCTTGCATTTGGAGCATTTATGATTGGCCGAACTGATAAAGTTGAAGAACAATCATTGGATGACGTTGAAGAGGAACTTGTTGTAGATGGGTTGAAAAGCCCAGAAAGTGTTGTCAACTTATTAAATGTTGACCCTATTGAATTCGAATTTGGGTATGGTCTAATCCCCTTGGCTGATACTAACCAAGGAGGAGATTTATTAGACCGCATTGTTATGATTAGAAGACAGCTTGCAATAGAATTGGGCTTAGTCATTCCGGTAGTTCGGATACGTGACAACATTCAATTGCAGCCTAATGAATATCGTTTGAAAATCAAAGGTAGTGAAATGGCAAGAGGAGAGTTACTGCTGGACCATTATTTAGCAATGAGTCCAGGCGTTGATGATGACTCAATAGAAGGAATACAAACGATTGAGCCTTCCTTTGGTCTACCTGCAAAGTGGATATCTGAGGATATGAAGGATCAGGCTGAAATGCTTGGCTACACAGTAGTCGATCCACCATCCGTTGTATCTACCCACATAACAGAGTTGATTAAAGCAAATGCACATCAACTAATTGGTAGACAAGAAGTGAAGCAATTAATTGATCACCTAAAAGAGTCTTATCCAATACTAGTTGAAGAGGTTACACCGAATCCATTGTCTATTGGAGATATTCAGAAGGTTTTAGCAAAATTATTAAAAGAAAATGTTTCGATTCGTAATTTACCTATCATTTTTGAAACTTTAGCAGACTTTGGTCGAATGACATCAGATACTGATTTGTTAACTGAATATGTAAGACAATCCTTAGCACGTCAAATTACGAATAGTTACGCAAATAATGGTGATACACTAAAGGTTATCACTTTATCAGGGAAAATTGAGAAGACAGTAGCTGAAGGTATACAACAGACTGAACATGGTAATTACTTGTCCCTTGACCCTACTGTTTCACAGACAATTATTGAAAATATTGCTACACAGATTGAGCATGTGTCCCTACAAGAACAATCACCAATTTTACTATGCTCACCAGCAGTGCGTATGTATGTAAGGCAAATGATTGAAAGGTATTTCCCGCAAATTCCGGTCTTATCCTACAACGAGTTAGAGGCGAATATTGAAGTTCAAAGTGTAGGGGTGGTGAATATTGAATGA